The Tenuifilum thalassicum genome includes the window TCTCTGCAATGGCTTTTAACTCATCGTAAGAATAAATGCTACCTGTAGGGTTTGAGGGTGAGCAAAGAAGCAAAGCCCTGGTTTTTGGTGTAATTGCGTTTTGAAGCTGCTCTGGAGTTATTTTGTAATTATTTTCTAGGGTAGTATTAACCACAACACTTTTACCCTCTGCAAGCTTAACAAGCTCTACATAGCTTACCCAGTATGGTGCAGGTACAATTACCTCGTCGCCTTTATCAACAATACTCATCAATACATTTGATAGGCTATGTTTAGCCCCCCCAGAGACTACAATCTGGTCAGGCTTATAATCTAAATCATTCTCGCGCTTAAGCTTGTTACATATGGCTTCAAGGAGCTCCTTATAACCAGCCACAGGGGTATAAAATGAATAATTTTCATCGATTGCTTTTTTGGCTGCCTCCTTAACAAAGTCGGGCGTAAAAAAATCGGGCTCACCAACGCTTAAGCTAATAATATCAACACCTTGGGCAGCCAACTCGCGCGATTTCTTACTCATCGCTATGGTTTGCGATTCCTCAAGTGATGCTATACGTGACGAAACTTTTTCCATTTTTTCAAGATTTAGAGAACTATCAGACTTTTTTGCTAATTTTAAAAAATCAAAATTACAGTAATTTATCATACTTGATAACTGAATCTGCTTAAAAACAATAAAAAATATGTTTGCTGAAATCCTTAAAATAACCATTCCTGCATTAATGGTCTTTCTTGCAGGATATCTTGCACTAAGAATCCTGATTAAGAACGAGACTCAACGTCAAAAATCGGAGTTGATGTTTAATACCATAAAAATTACACTTCCTATGCGATTGCAAGCATACGAACGCTTGATCCTTTTCTTGGAACGAATATCGCCCGAATCAATTTTAGTAAGAGTAAACAAAAAAGGGATGTTAGCCAGCGACTTCCAAAATTCCCTTTTAGGTAACATTAGAGCAGAATGGGAGCATAACCTCTCACAACAGCTCTATGTAAGTAAAGAAGCTTGGGAACTAGTAAAAAATGCGAAAGAAAATATTATCAGCCTGATTAACATTAGCAGCGAAAAGGTAGCTCCAAACGATAGCAGTTTTGAACTAAGCAGAAAGATACTCGAAACATTTTCGGAACTGGATGCTAACCCAACAACAATAGCAATAGATTTCCTAAAAAAGGAGGTTAAAAATATCTTAGATTAAGGTTTACTTGATTCATTAACTGCAAATGAAAAACCTGCATTGTTAT containing:
- a CDS encoding DUF7935 family protein; translation: MFAEILKITIPALMVFLAGYLALRILIKNETQRQKSELMFNTIKITLPMRLQAYERLILFLERISPESILVRVNKKGMLASDFQNSLLGNIRAEWEHNLSQQLYVSKEAWELVKNAKENIISLINISSEKVAPNDSSFELSRKILETFSELDANPTTIAIDFLKKEVKNILD